A part of Sulfurimonas sp. HSL-1716 genomic DNA contains:
- the hypF gene encoding carbamoyltransferase HypF, translating to MPLSAEPISKRARIRVKGVVQGVGFRPFVYQLALKHSLEGFVRNDAHGVLIEVQGEETSLALFIKKLSEESPVLSKVESVTSGDIPLKDTSGFRIELSDEKLSKLTMVSPDIAVCEKCKEEMSNPANRRYAYPFINCTDCGPRYSIIKELPYDRPYTSMNSFKMCEACKKEYDDPVNRRYHAQPISCPDCGPRLYLLDKEANRTAEDSEAISLAAKLINEGKILALKGLGGFHLVCDASSDEAVSALRERKRRPNKPLAVMFEDIQAIRKEALIDDVQQRLILSKEHPIVIVAKHPRGTLSKYVAPDIDRVGVFLPYTPLHILLLKQLKKPMVATSANLSDAPIITDEKDIFKKLGGVIDAVLSYDREIVNGCDDSVAQTVRDKNLFMRLARGYTPKSFLLPKKSNKRILAVGANQKSTLALAFGDHIILSPHIGDLDSLDAFEYFTRTLETFKRFYDFAPDIIVCDKHPEYETSKWAKQMIKENPNIELIEVQHHYAHALACMAEYSLDEKVLAFCFDGTGYADDGTIWGGEVLIADTQSYERVYHLKEFRLIGGSRAVKEPRRAALSLLFECYGLEEVLALENETVKSFTPEEIRNLHRVWQKGINSPYTSSMGRVFDAAASLLGVIQKLDYEGHSGLLLESITESVDKKKKFGYTIEDKAIDISQMIKEITRLQDAKRGAGMLISTIVNIILDIVQRYPQFAVVLCGGVFQNRVLVDNLIEVFEERKIRYYIQEKTPVNDASIPLGQIWKAVYRRDR from the coding sequence ATGCCGTTGTCGGCGGAGCCTATCTCTAAAAGAGCGCGCATCAGGGTCAAAGGGGTGGTCCAGGGGGTCGGGTTTCGTCCGTTTGTCTATCAGCTGGCTTTAAAACATTCTCTTGAAGGCTTCGTGCGTAACGATGCCCATGGTGTCCTGATAGAGGTGCAGGGAGAAGAGACCTCTCTTGCTTTGTTCATAAAAAAGCTCAGCGAGGAGTCTCCCGTACTTTCAAAAGTAGAGAGCGTGACAAGCGGGGATATTCCCCTTAAAGACACAAGCGGCTTTCGTATAGAGCTTTCGGATGAAAAGCTCTCAAAGCTTACGATGGTCTCGCCAGATATCGCCGTGTGCGAAAAATGCAAAGAGGAGATGAGCAATCCTGCCAATCGCAGATATGCTTACCCCTTTATCAACTGTACCGACTGCGGGCCGAGATACTCCATCATCAAAGAGCTTCCCTACGACAGACCCTACACCTCTATGAACAGCTTTAAGATGTGTGAAGCATGTAAAAAAGAGTATGACGACCCTGTAAACAGACGCTACCACGCCCAGCCCATAAGCTGTCCAGATTGCGGCCCGAGGCTTTATCTTTTAGACAAAGAGGCTAACAGAACGGCAGAAGACTCCGAGGCAATCTCACTCGCCGCAAAGCTCATAAATGAGGGGAAGATACTGGCCCTAAAAGGACTCGGCGGATTTCATCTGGTGTGCGACGCTTCAAGCGATGAAGCGGTATCGGCTCTAAGAGAGAGAAAAAGACGCCCGAACAAACCTCTGGCGGTGATGTTTGAAGATATCCAAGCGATAAGAAAAGAGGCTCTCATCGACGATGTACAGCAAAGACTTATCCTCTCTAAAGAACACCCCATAGTAATAGTCGCCAAACATCCCCGCGGCACTCTTAGTAAGTATGTGGCGCCCGATATTGACAGAGTGGGAGTGTTTCTGCCCTATACACCGCTGCATATCCTTCTGTTAAAACAGCTCAAAAAACCCATGGTAGCCACCAGCGCGAACCTGAGCGATGCGCCTATTATCACGGATGAAAAAGATATCTTTAAAAAACTGGGCGGTGTGATAGACGCCGTACTCTCGTATGACAGAGAGATCGTAAACGGATGCGATGACAGCGTAGCGCAGACGGTTAGAGATAAGAACCTCTTTATGCGTCTTGCAAGAGGGTACACTCCAAAGAGCTTTCTGCTCCCAAAGAAAAGCAACAAGAGGATACTCGCGGTGGGTGCGAACCAGAAGAGCACTCTTGCCTTGGCGTTTGGCGATCATATCATCCTTTCTCCCCATATCGGAGACCTGGACTCTCTTGATGCGTTTGAATATTTTACAAGGACACTGGAAACTTTTAAGAGGTTCTATGACTTTGCTCCAGACATCATCGTCTGCGACAAGCATCCGGAGTACGAAACGAGTAAATGGGCGAAGCAGATGATAAAAGAGAATCCAAATATAGAGCTTATAGAGGTACAGCACCATTACGCCCATGCCCTTGCCTGCATGGCGGAGTACTCTTTGGATGAAAAGGTGCTGGCTTTTTGCTTTGACGGTACGGGATACGCAGACGATGGAACGATCTGGGGAGGAGAGGTCCTCATAGCAGATACGCAAAGCTATGAAAGAGTTTATCACCTAAAGGAGTTTCGTCTGATCGGCGGAAGCAGGGCGGTAAAAGAACCAAGACGCGCCGCACTCTCCCTGCTGTTTGAATGCTATGGCTTAGAAGAGGTGCTTGCTCTTGAGAACGAGACGGTAAAAAGCTTTACGCCCGAAGAGATAAGGAACCTTCACAGGGTGTGGCAAAAAGGGATCAACTCCCCGTATACCAGCTCCATGGGAAGAGTGTTCGATGCGGCGGCTTCTTTGCTGGGGGTGATACAAAAGCTTGATTACGAGGGGCACAGCGGTCTGCTTTTAGAGAGTATCACCGAGAGTGTGGATAAAAAGAAGAAGTTCGGCTACACGATAGAGGATAAAGCGATCGATATTTCGCAGATGATAAAAGAGATAACACGGCTTCAAGATGCAAAGAGGGGTGCGGGTATGCTCATCTCAACGATTGTAAATATTATATTGGATATAGTACAAAGATATCCGCAGTTTGCAGTGGTGCTGTGCGGAGGCGTGTTTCAAAACAGGGTGCTGGTAGACAACCTTATCGAGGTCTTCGAAGAAAGAAAGATCAGATACTACATACAAGAGAAGACCCCGGTTAACGACGCATCCATCCCTTTGGGGCAGATCTGGAAAGCGGTGTACAGGAGAGATCGATGA
- a CDS encoding hydrogenase maturation protease, whose translation MNKDVAIIGSGNAFFKDEGVGLYAVKYLKENYEFTPEIEFVDGGTLGFLLMPLLQEYKEVVIVNTASEEGKEAGKITVKSCNEFLEGTLVKKTANEVEIAEMLQICSMAEYMADTVLVSIVPEDIISVEVGLTTALRDIWQDYINTVLEVLQQSGVKAKRREDKISLDDILHTFAYPSIEHGRGF comes from the coding sequence ATGAATAAAGACGTTGCGATAATCGGTTCTGGAAATGCCTTTTTTAAAGATGAGGGCGTAGGTCTGTATGCCGTGAAATATCTCAAAGAAAACTATGAGTTCACCCCTGAAATAGAGTTTGTCGACGGCGGGACGCTGGGTTTCTTGCTTATGCCTCTGCTGCAGGAATACAAAGAGGTAGTCATCGTAAACACGGCCTCAGAAGAGGGCAAAGAAGCAGGCAAGATAACAGTGAAAAGCTGCAACGAATTTCTTGAGGGTACGCTTGTCAAAAAAACGGCAAACGAGGTCGAGATCGCAGAGATGCTGCAGATATGCTCTATGGCTGAGTATATGGCAGACACCGTTTTGGTGAGCATCGTTCCCGAAGATATCATCAGTGTGGAAGTGGGGCTGACGACTGCTTTGAGAGATATCTGGCAGGATTATATAAACACCGTCCTAGAGGTATTGCAGCAAAGCGGAGTAAAAGCCAAAAGGCGTGAGGATAAAATCTCTTTGGACGATATACTGCATACTTTTGCATACCCGAGCATCGAGCATGGCAGAGGGTTTTAG
- a CDS encoding DUF4395 domain-containing protein gives MLKACPITYRKIDETAIRMHAGLVSVFGLIFVFSADLVWLVILFYDFFVRVAGYKTLSPLFLFSRFLVRLSSLKIHEVDAGPKQFAAKIGLIFVIGAMSSYLFGFIHVSTFIVAILTGCALLEALFAFCVGCEVYPFWQALVNKKG, from the coding sequence ATGCTCAAAGCATGCCCTATTACTTATAGAAAAATAGATGAGACCGCCATCAGGATGCATGCCGGTCTCGTATCCGTTTTTGGTCTGATCTTTGTTTTTTCTGCCGATCTTGTCTGGCTTGTTATCCTGTTTTATGATTTTTTTGTAAGAGTGGCGGGATATAAAACGCTCAGTCCGCTGTTTCTGTTCAGCCGGTTTCTTGTCAGATTATCCTCATTAAAGATACATGAAGTCGATGCGGGTCCCAAACAGTTCGCGGCAAAGATCGGGCTGATCTTTGTTATCGGCGCTATGAGCTCTTATTTGTTTGGATTCATCCATGTTTCAACGTTTATCGTAGCCATTTTGACCGGATGTGCTTTGCTTGAAGCACTGTTCGCTTTTTGTGTAGGCTGCGAGGTCTATCCTTTTTGGCAGGCTCTGGTTAATAAAAAAGGATAA
- a CDS encoding HyaD/HybD family hydrogenase maturation endopeptidase, with protein sequence MSKMKFIVLGVGNILELDDGIAVYATSYLEKNYRFTPEIKIINGGVEGINLLNLFMENDSILILDAINIDDKPGSIYHIPSSEISGYGINSGGAHEVGVMQCIDMLELMGRPLPKSSVLGIVPDTVKVGIGLTPKLRESFLTYIDTIIKILQKENIIVEKHDDAVSLDDIIETFKNPKR encoded by the coding sequence ATGAGTAAGATGAAATTTATTGTTCTGGGCGTCGGCAATATTTTAGAACTCGATGACGGGATCGCAGTCTATGCCACGTCATACTTGGAGAAAAACTACCGTTTTACGCCTGAGATAAAGATCATAAACGGCGGAGTCGAGGGGATCAATCTTCTCAACCTCTTTATGGAAAACGACTCTATTCTCATCCTGGATGCCATAAACATAGATGATAAGCCCGGCAGCATCTACCATATCCCCTCAAGCGAGATCAGCGGGTACGGCATAAACTCCGGAGGTGCGCACGAAGTCGGGGTGATGCAATGCATCGATATGCTTGAGCTGATGGGCAGGCCTCTGCCAAAGTCAAGCGTTTTGGGAATAGTACCCGATACCGTAAAAGTCGGCATAGGCCTGACTCCAAAGTTACGGGAATCTTTTTTGACTTATATCGATACCATCATAAAGATACTGCAAAAAGAAAACATCATAGTAGAAAAACACGACGATGCAGTGTCTTTAGACGATATTATAGAAACTTTTAAAAATCCCAAAAGATAA
- the hypB gene encoding hydrogenase nickel incorporation protein HypB produces the protein MCKDCGCSITEHSHSHGGHHHGHGHHHDHHEDSHRHQEAHKHLHDNPQLNDAKTIAVITKILDKNDHEAAHNREHFDEHGVLCINLMSSPGSGKTTLLEHMAELASFKFGVVEGDLETSRDADRLKAKGVQAHQIQTGSACHLDAFMVHKALHHMDMDTMDVCFVENVGNLVCPASYDVGSHLNIVLVSVPEGNDKIEKYPVMFRQADLVLITKIDLLPYFDYDVEHEKTEARKLKPGVDILEVNIKDKESVQRVIDWIEFKRKMRG, from the coding sequence ATGTGTAAAGATTGCGGCTGCAGCATAACGGAGCATAGCCATTCGCATGGCGGACATCACCACGGACATGGGCATCATCACGATCATCACGAAGATTCGCACAGACATCAAGAGGCGCACAAACATCTGCATGACAATCCGCAGCTTAACGATGCAAAAACCATAGCCGTCATTACGAAGATACTGGATAAAAACGACCATGAAGCTGCGCATAACAGAGAGCATTTCGATGAACACGGCGTGCTTTGCATAAATCTTATGAGCTCTCCGGGAAGCGGAAAGACGACTCTGCTTGAGCATATGGCGGAGCTGGCGTCTTTTAAGTTCGGTGTGGTCGAGGGAGACCTCGAAACCAGCCGTGATGCCGACAGACTCAAAGCAAAAGGGGTGCAGGCGCATCAGATACAAACGGGTTCGGCATGCCATCTGGATGCGTTCATGGTGCATAAAGCGCTGCATCATATGGATATGGATACTATGGACGTCTGTTTTGTGGAAAACGTTGGCAACCTCGTATGTCCGGCTTCGTATGACGTGGGGAGCCACTTAAACATCGTACTTGTTTCGGTGCCCGAGGGCAACGACAAGATAGAGAAATATCCCGTGATGTTTCGTCAAGCCGATCTGGTGCTCATAACAAAGATCGACCTTCTGCCGTACTTCGATTATGACGTCGAGCATGAAAAGACGGAAGCCAGAAAACTCAAGCCGGGCGTGGACATTTTAGAGGTCAATATAAAAGATAAAGAATCCGTCCAAAGAGTCATAGACTGGATAGAGTTCAAAAGAAAGATGAGAGGTTAG
- the hypC gene encoding HypC/HybG/HupF family hydrogenase formation chaperone, with protein sequence MCLSIPSKVVQIDKEQNVAVVDTMGVTRKAGLDLVEEGSIEVGDYVLIHIGFVMNKIDEEDAMESLKVYNEILEKLDEQEREKLVLEDDDCGNRTT encoded by the coding sequence ATGTGTTTGTCTATTCCGAGTAAAGTCGTGCAGATCGATAAAGAGCAAAACGTCGCGGTGGTGGATACCATGGGAGTGACGAGAAAAGCGGGGCTTGACCTTGTCGAAGAGGGAAGCATAGAGGTAGGCGATTATGTCCTGATCCACATAGGTTTCGTTATGAACAAGATAGACGAAGAGGACGCTATGGAGTCTTTGAAGGTCTACAACGAAATACTCGAAAAGCTCGATGAACAGGAGCGGGAAAAACTTGTTTTAGAAGACGACGACTGCGGCAACAGGACGACATGA
- the hypD gene encoding hydrogenase formation protein HypD, protein MSTLQLKDLYDGFRDPGVIRGLAKLINEEAKLLGRPINIMEVCGGHTHSIMKYGLPQLMPGNIKFIHGPGCPVCIMPKERIDHAYVLSQQDDVILVTLGDMIKVPGSKGSLQDARAKGADVRFVYSPLDAVKIALENPEKKVVFFAIGFETTAPMTVALIDTVLKRGIKNIFFHINHVTVPEVMVELIDSRDEHVDSYNNRIDAFLGPSHVSVITGAKIYEKFPKEYNRPVVVSGFEPVDVMEAILMLIRQFNEERCELEIQYKRLVSHEGNLKAQQLIEKYFEKADLFKWRGLGNIPQSGYRLKSIYEELDAEKLYADILPKEEIEDHKLCICGDILRGMANPPECTIFGTACKPSSPLGSCMVSSEGACAAYYKYGNLIS, encoded by the coding sequence ATGAGCACTTTACAGTTAAAAGACCTCTATGACGGATTTCGCGATCCGGGTGTCATAAGAGGACTCGCCAAGCTCATAAACGAGGAAGCCAAACTGCTCGGCCGTCCCATAAACATCATGGAGGTGTGCGGCGGTCATACGCATTCGATCATGAAGTACGGCCTCCCTCAGCTGATGCCGGGCAACATCAAGTTCATCCACGGCCCGGGATGTCCCGTGTGCATCATGCCAAAAGAGCGCATCGACCATGCGTATGTTTTGAGTCAGCAAGACGACGTCATACTCGTTACTTTGGGGGACATGATAAAAGTACCCGGCAGCAAAGGCTCACTGCAAGACGCCAGAGCAAAAGGGGCGGACGTGCGTTTTGTCTATTCCCCTTTGGATGCCGTAAAGATCGCTTTGGAAAACCCTGAAAAAAAAGTGGTGTTTTTTGCCATCGGCTTCGAGACGACCGCACCCATGACCGTGGCTCTCATCGATACGGTCTTAAAACGCGGTATCAAAAACATCTTTTTTCATATAAACCATGTGACGGTGCCTGAGGTGATGGTGGAGCTCATAGACAGCCGTGACGAACATGTTGACAGTTACAACAACAGGATAGACGCCTTTTTGGGACCGAGCCATGTGAGCGTCATCACGGGTGCAAAGATATACGAGAAGTTTCCAAAAGAGTACAACCGTCCGGTCGTCGTATCGGGGTTCGAGCCCGTTGACGTGATGGAAGCGATCCTGATGCTCATCCGCCAGTTCAATGAAGAGCGCTGCGAACTTGAGATACAGTACAAAAGGCTGGTCTCGCACGAGGGAAATCTCAAAGCGCAGCAGCTGATAGAAAAGTATTTTGAAAAAGCGGATCTTTTTAAATGGCGCGGGCTTGGAAACATACCTCAAAGCGGATACAGGCTCAAAAGCATCTACGAAGAGCTCGATGCCGAAAAACTTTACGCGGACATCCTGCCAAAAGAGGAGATCGAAGACCACAAGCTATGCATCTGCGGCGATATACTCCGCGGTATGGCAAATCCGCCAGAATGCACGATATTCGGCACGGCATGCAAGCCCAGCTCGCCGCTCGGGAGCTGTATGGTAAGTTCTGAAGGCGCATGTGCGGCGTACTATAAGTATGGGAATCTGATTAGTTAA
- a CDS encoding restriction endonuclease, with protein sequence MLNTIYEYSEVTDTKLKDYIVATPQLHKYFKFDWNVLKTKQYCGILNFEGKNFYLLPKIAYKNDAETNLDIFIYMLMYAYDIKLENEDIASCKNEKNNTILEVFIQLFARNLFHEFQRGIYKEYITEQDNLTTLRGKYLVNENLKYNFIKNKIYCEYDEFSMNNALNQFFLYAVKTLLPFTKNKKLLKQCELVLDEVEYSTLDINTLYVSFNRLNSRFQESFEFAKLLLNKSVPLFSKDKKSFAFLFDMNVLFERFVGKMVQELKPGTQLQNEKRFADLTLKPDIIINDTIIDTKYKKLNSKEDIKQSDKYQMFAYGKNYGKTNTMLLYPKHLEHFDYELKLGEVMLHVKSLDLDCEECGYGKYVEIMKIRMENLF encoded by the coding sequence ATGTTAAATACAATCTACGAATATAGTGAAGTTACGGATACAAAGCTAAAAGACTACATTGTCGCTACACCGCAACTTCACAAATATTTCAAGTTTGATTGGAATGTATTAAAGACAAAGCAGTATTGCGGGATATTGAATTTTGAAGGTAAAAATTTTTATCTGCTTCCAAAGATAGCGTATAAAAATGATGCTGAAACAAATTTAGATATCTTCATTTATATGCTGATGTATGCTTATGATATCAAGCTTGAAAACGAGGATATAGCCTCTTGCAAGAATGAAAAAAATAATACTATTTTAGAAGTTTTTATACAACTTTTTGCCCGTAATCTTTTTCATGAGTTTCAGCGTGGAATCTACAAAGAGTACATCACCGAACAAGATAATCTCACAACTCTTAGAGGCAAGTACCTTGTCAATGAAAACCTCAAATACAACTTCATAAAAAACAAGATATATTGCGAATATGATGAGTTTAGTATGAACAATGCGCTCAACCAATTTTTCTTATACGCCGTAAAAACACTGCTTCCGTTTACGAAAAACAAAAAGCTTTTAAAACAGTGTGAACTCGTCCTTGATGAAGTGGAATATAGCACTTTAGATATCAATACCTTATATGTAAGTTTCAATAGGCTTAACAGCAGGTTTCAAGAGAGTTTTGAATTTGCAAAATTGCTTTTAAACAAGTCTGTTCCGCTCTTTTCAAAAGACAAAAAGAGCTTTGCTTTTTTATTTGACATGAATGTGCTTTTTGAGCGTTTTGTAGGTAAAATGGTTCAAGAACTAAAACCGGGTACACAACTTCAAAATGAAAAAAGGTTCGCAGACTTGACATTAAAACCGGATATCATCATAAACGACACCATCATAGACACGAAGTACAAAAAGTTAAACTCAAAAGAGGACATAAAACAAAGCGACAAATACCAGATGTTCGCCTACGGCAAAAACTACGGTAAGACAAATACGATGCTTTTATATCCGAAGCATTTGGAGCATTTTGATTATGAATTGAAATTGGGAGAAGTGATGTTACATGTAAAGAGTTTGGATTTGGATTGTGAAGAGTGTGGGTATGGAAAATATGTTGAAATTATGAAA